A stretch of Castanea sativa cultivar Marrone di Chiusa Pesio chromosome 2, ASM4071231v1 DNA encodes these proteins:
- the LOC142623295 gene encoding outer envelope pore protein 16-2, chloroplastic isoform X2, producing the protein MSSSSNLETRSLLDELSSFEKGGFFDLGHPLLNRIAESFVKAAGIGAIQAVSREAYFTAIEGLDSGGGDELSGAKKRRFPDLGGETNRKSLEAMVKNTGKESLQWGLAAGVYSGLTYGLKEARGSHDWKNSAVAGAITGMALALTSEDSSHEQIVQCAITGAAISTAANLLTGIF; encoded by the exons atgagcagcAGCAGTAACTTGGAGACAAGGTCATTGCTGGATGAGCTGAGTAGCTTCGAGAAGGGTGGCTTCTTTGACCTTGGCCACCCTCTCCTCAACCGCATTGCTGAGAGCTTCGTCAAAGCTGCCGgg ATCGGAGCTATTCAGGCTGTGTCACGCGAGGCTTATTTTACAGCCATCGAAG GACTTGATTCGGGTGGTGGTGATGAGCTCTCAGGTGCCAAGAAACGTCGGTTCCCAGACCTTGGAG GAGAAACCAACAGAAAATCCCTTGAAGCCATG GTGAAGAATACAGGAAAAGAATCTTTGCAGTGGG GACTGGCTGCTGGAGTGTATTCAGGTCTCACTTATGGGCTAAAGGAGGCTCGTGGATCTCATGATTGG AAAAACAGTGCAGTTGCAGGAGCAATAACAGGGATGGCATTGGCACTTACATCTGAGGACTCCTCACATGAGCAGATTGTGCAATGTGCAATCACTGGAGCTGCAATTTCCACTGCTGCAAATCTTCTTACTGGGATATTTTAA
- the LOC142623295 gene encoding outer envelope pore protein 16-2, chloroplastic isoform X1, giving the protein MSSSSNLETRSLLDELSSFEKGGFFDLGHPLLNRIAESFVKAAGIGAIQAVSREAYFTAIEGAGLDSGGGDELSGAKKRRFPDLGGETNRKSLEAMVKNTGKESLQWGLAAGVYSGLTYGLKEARGSHDWKNSAVAGAITGMALALTSEDSSHEQIVQCAITGAAISTAANLLTGIF; this is encoded by the exons atgagcagcAGCAGTAACTTGGAGACAAGGTCATTGCTGGATGAGCTGAGTAGCTTCGAGAAGGGTGGCTTCTTTGACCTTGGCCACCCTCTCCTCAACCGCATTGCTGAGAGCTTCGTCAAAGCTGCCGgg ATCGGAGCTATTCAGGCTGTGTCACGCGAGGCTTATTTTACAGCCATCGAAG GTGCAGGACTTGATTCGGGTGGTGGTGATGAGCTCTCAGGTGCCAAGAAACGTCGGTTCCCAGACCTTGGAG GAGAAACCAACAGAAAATCCCTTGAAGCCATG GTGAAGAATACAGGAAAAGAATCTTTGCAGTGGG GACTGGCTGCTGGAGTGTATTCAGGTCTCACTTATGGGCTAAAGGAGGCTCGTGGATCTCATGATTGG AAAAACAGTGCAGTTGCAGGAGCAATAACAGGGATGGCATTGGCACTTACATCTGAGGACTCCTCACATGAGCAGATTGTGCAATGTGCAATCACTGGAGCTGCAATTTCCACTGCTGCAAATCTTCTTACTGGGATATTTTAA